Below is a window of Chryseobacterium arthrosphaerae DNA.
TCCAGCTTCTGCCCTGCCAGAGAAAGACGTTTTTGGCAGTCTGCTGTGAAATGGTGCTTCCGCCTCTTATTTTCTTTCCTTTTTCGTTGTACTTCATCGCTTTTTCGATCGCTGTATAATCGAAGCCGTTGTGATCAAAGAATTTCTGATCTTCAGATGCTATTACAGCCTTTTTTACATTATTTCCCATTTCATCATAAGAAATATAGTCCCTGTGCAGTTTTCCGTATTCAAAAAGACCTCCTATCTGGGTAATGGTGATTGGCGGATTAAAGAATCTGCCCCAGATAATGAAAACTACATTCAGCACAAGAACGATAAAGATAAACTGTTTAATTTTTTTCCACATAACGTTATTAAAAGGAAAGGCAAAAATAAGCAAATAGTCCGAGTTACTGCAATTCTTTCATGTAGGTAAGCTGATAATCCGGTAAAAGTTCGGGATGGAAGATTTTAATATAGTCTTTAAGGATCAGATCGGCTCTCACTACTCCACTTTCAAAGAAATCGTTGGCTTTCATTTTCTCTTTTCCGGCAATGGTATAGATTTTACCTTTATTGAATACGTCAAGTTTTCCGTAAAAAGGATTCATGCCCAGCATTTCTTTTTTAGAGGTATGGCTTCCTGCGTTTACCCAGTACTGAACGCCGCCGGCTTTTGCATATACTTCCTCAAAGCTCATCGTCATTGCTTTTTCTTCTCTGTTGTCCTTCATGATATAATTAGCATTGGCATCCGCAATATAATGTGCCACGGAAGTATTTCCTCCCGGCAGATACCATACATCTCCATACATTTCATTGGCCAGCACAACGGGACTTTCTTTTGCTTTTAAGGCAAGCTGCTTCAGCTCATTGTAGTTTTTCTCTACTTCCAGGTATTTGGCTTCCGCTTCTTTTTCTTTTCCGAAAAATTCTCCAAAAAGCTTGATATACGCTGTTTTCTGTAATGGCTGCTGTTCCATATATTCATCCAGAAACACCACCTGAATTCCATTGTTTTTCAATAGCTGATAGGCATTGTCGAAACTTGCAATATAATTGGTAAAAACGGCATCCGGCTTCATGGAAATAATTTTCTCCACATCATATTTCTGCTCACTTCCTACATTTTGAATTTTCCCTTCCTTTACCAGGTTCTGAATCTTTTCTGAATAAATATACTCCGGACTTGAAACTCCTATGATCAGATCTTCGGCTCCAAGTTCGGAAATATATCCGGCCATACTGGCGTTAAGAAGGATAATTTTTTTGAATGGAGTCTGATTTTTTTTGAAATTGTAGGAGAAATTTCCCGATTTCAGCTCCAGATTTCCGTCCTGCTCCTTGTATTGGGTACGATTTGAGATATTTGTCCAATCTGAGGACGAAATTTTTTGTTCTCTTTTACAAGCAATTAGCGAAAATACCGTGAATAAAAGTAAAATTTTCTGTTTCATGTTTCAAAGAACGGAAAAAAGTGGTATATTTGCAACCGTTAAACAACAAGATAACAAACGGCCTCGTGGCGCAACTGAATAGCGCATCTGATTACGGCTCAGAAGGTTACAGGTTTGAATCCTGTCGAGGTCACAAACGACAATATGCGCAAATTTAGGACAATTTGCGCATATTTATTTTATATTACCAATAATCAACTGGTTACTTTAATAAATATAATCTTTCTTAAACTGTGAAGGTGTTACATCTTTGTATTTCTTGAAAAAACGATTAATGTGACTTTCATCGGTAAATCCTAATTCAAATGCGATCTCCCCAATTCTTAGATTAGTGTAAAGAAGTTTATTTTCAATTAAATTGAGCCTATAATAAGCAATATAATTCTGTAGAGTTTGTTTAGTATGTTTTTTGAAATAGCGGCTAACGTACGTGGTGGATAAACCAAAGGCCTCTCCTATTTTTTCTATTTTAATCTTTTTAGGATCATAGATATTGGTATGAATATATTGTAGAATGTTTAAAATTTTGTCTTCAGAAGTTTCACATAATTCTTCTGGCATTTCTAAAGCAATATTCCTGGCCACCAATAGAATTAAGGAATTCATAAGTTGCTCAATAAGACTTTTACTGTATAAACTTTTATTAATGCACTCCCGGACAATTCCATCTACTAAAGATTTCACTAAATATTTATCTGAACGATTGTACAGAACACATCCTTTTGTAGTGGTAGCTGTTTGTAACAAATGTTCCAATTTTAAACTATTTTCCATAGCTAACGCATTGTTTTCTATATAATTTCTGTGAAAAGCAACACGTAAGAACTCTGTGATCTCCTCTACTTCAAAACTACAAACATCATTTGGAGTCAGAAGTAATAAATCACCACTAGTGTAAGGCACACGATGTCCATTTATCTTCTGCTGTCCGTTACCTGATATAATATAAACAATTTCGAAATAATGCTGAACCTGCCCGTCCAATGGACATTCATTTACTTTTTCATAGTTAATCTCATAAGGGCTATACATATAATCGTGTTTTATTTATACATAAAAAGCGTAAAAATACAAATTAGCAAGGTAAAATCTGTATTAATAAACCCTAAACTATAACAATTTTATCCTGAATATACTAAAAAAGAGCACAATATTACAAATTATCAGACATGCCTTTACTGTAATTTTGCTGTACAAATTTATTTCAATGAAAAAAATGCACATAATTTGGGCACACCCAAGAAAAGACTCATTGACGGCAAAAATCGTAGAAGCCGTAAAAAAAGAAGCTAGAAACAAAAATTTTAATGTAACAGAATGGGAAGCGTATTCTTCAGGATTTAATCCAGTATTACAAACCGATGATGAGCCTGACTGGTATAATACAAATAAGCAATATAATGCTGAATCCGAAGCATTGGCAAAAGAACTTTCAGATAAAGATTATCTCATTTTTATATTTCCAATATGGTGGTATTCTCTACCGGCAATACTTAAAGGATATATAGACAGAGTTTGGAATTACGGTGTATTTTATGGTAATCGAAATATCCATCGACTGCCAGTAAAAGCAATTCGCTGGATTGGATTAGTAGGTAGCAAAGAGGCCAGTATTCAAAAACGTGATTATGATAAATATATGGACTATTACTTTAATGTAGGTTTAGCGGAGTATTGTGGTATTGAAGATTCAAAAGTAAAACTAATATATGATACCATTGGACGCCATCAAATCAATAAAGAAGATCATTATAATGACTTAATAAAGCAAGCGGTCAGCTTTATTAGTAGCTTACAGTAGTAAAGTCTAATACTTTTATCCGACATTTTAAAGTACAGAAATTTCATACTCAAGGGACGATATTTAAAAATTATCAAAAAAAATTGTCTTAAATCTTGCAAATGACCGAAAGGTCATTTATATTTGTTACGTCAAAAATCTATATGATGAATAAAGGTGAACGTACAAGGCAGATGATCATTGAAAAATCAGCTCCACTTTTCAATACAAAAGGAATTGCAGCAACAGCAATGAGCGATATTATGGATGTTACAAAGCTCTCTAAAGGCAGTCTGTATGTTCATTTTGACAATAAAGACGTACTCGTAGAGGCTGCTGTGGATTATAATATGAATCAGTTACAAAAGAAAATAGGAGCTTCAATAAATAAATTTCAAGATCCGAAGGATAAGTTATTTGCCTATATAGATGCATTTAAGAACCCTTTAGATCCCCCGGTAGCAGGAGGCTGTCCCATGTTGAACTTTGGAATGGAAGCTGATGACCAAAACGAAATAATACTTAAGAAAGTAGCGAATCTGGTGAACAAAAGTCAGCAGCTAATCAGCGAAATTATTACAGAAGGTATTGAAAAGGGAGTTTTTAAAGCCGATTGGGATCATGAAGAATTTGCTACAATAATGTTTGCCATGCTGGAAGGAGGTATTTTTATAAGTAATACAACTAAGAAAATCGATAAAATGAGTATAATCAATAAAAATCTAAAAAAAATGATTGAGGCACAATTGCCTTAATTTTTTTAACAAAAAAATGACCGAAAGGTCATAAATGTAATAATATTTTAATATAGAAATTATGTCAAAAACCATTTTTATTACCGGAGCATCCCGCGGATTTGGGAGACTTTGGGCAGAAGCATTTTTAAAACGTGGCGATAAAGTTATTGCTACAGCACGTAACAAAGAAACCTTATATGATCTTGTTGAAAAATACGGGGAGAATATATTCCCCCTTCAACTTGATGTGAACAGTCGTAACGCTTGTTTTGACGCTGTGGAAAAAGCCTATACACAGTTTGGAAAGATCGATGTACTGATTAATAATGCCGGATATGGGCTGTTCGGTGCCATTGAAGAAACTTCTGAAAAGGAAGCGCGTGATCAGATGGAAACCAACTTTTTTGGAACACTGTGGATGACTCAAGCAGTACTCCCTATCATGAGAGCTCAGCAAAGCGGTCATATTATACAGGTTTCCAGCTTTCTGGGATTGGTTACCTTACCCATATTAGGATTATACAATGCCTCCAAATTTGCCGTGGAAGGATTTAGCGAAACGCTGGCAAGTGAAGTGAAACACTTGGGAATCAATATTTCTTTGGTTGAGCCCAATGGTTATGCCACAGACTGGTCAGGAGCATCAGCTTTTCAAACCGAGCCGATGGAAATATATAATCCAGTGAAGGAGGCTTTTCTGAAAAGTGCAACACCAGATATTTACGGAAATCCGGAAGCCACAGTGACAGCAATAGAGAAGCTGGTTGATTCGCCTAATCCACCATTGCGACTATTACTTGGAAAGATTGCTTATCCAGCGGTCAAGAATACTTATGAGCAGCGTTTGGCTGGCTTTGAAGAATGGAAAGACATTTCTGAGAAGGCCCATGGATAATATTCAGTTCTAAATACTGAAGCCACCGAACTTCCGGTTTCGCAGTTGAGAGGCTTAAAAACTAAATTAAAAAACTACGAGGGTTTATCCGGTGAATACTCAATATATTTTCCTCAAGTGTTTTTTAAATAAAAACGAGCAACTTTGATAAAGTTGCGCGTTATTTTTTATTGATAGGAAGATCTTTTTAATCAATTTCAATAAAGCTTTTATGATTTTATTGTGGGGCCTGCACTCACTTTCTTCAGCGTATGCCCGGGGAAAAATGCTGATTTATTTGTAAAAAATGTAAACACTCAACTTTCATCGAACTTAAATAATTAAACCAATAAATAAAAAAATATTAAAAAAATACTATTTCAATACGTAGTGTATTATTTTTTTACTATTTTTGAGCGTTACCAAATTAAATTTATAAAATATGAGAAAAGTATTTTTTTTGTCTCTTTTATCTTCCCTATCAATGATTTCATGTTCATTAGAAGGTTCTGAAGAAAATCACCTGATGAAAGGCGCATCAGAAGAAAGTATTAACAAATCAACTATTTCTAAAAATCAAGCAATTGATAACTTCAAAAAAGCATTAGCTGAAGCAAACAATCCAACGCTTATTAAAGAAGAAATTCAAAACAATTCAGGAAACCAGGGGTTTAGTCCTTCAAGAAAAAAAATCTTATTGGAGCCGGCTAAAGTAGTTTTGTTGTCAACAGGAATGACTACAGATAAAATGAATGGTTTAGATGATGATGCAATTATTTCACAAGCCTTTATTGCCATTTCAAATAAATAAAACAACAATACATCACAGAAAATATGAGAAAAATTCTTCCACTATTTTTAGTTCTTTTAGCTGTAGCTATTAAAGCCCAGCAATACCCATTGGTAATTTATAATTTCAGTCCTGCTACTGTTACTAAAATGAAATTTAAAGTCACAGACCCAACCACCTGGCCACAGGACTGTCATCCGATTGTTTCCGGAGAGACCGCAGGGCCAATGCTGCCGGGTACCACTGTTACTTATGATCTTTTGAATACCAGCGCAACAAAAACTCCAGCCATAAATCAATGGGATGCGATGTCCCACTATATAGGTATTCCTGATGCAATATATAACGTGAATGCCGGGGCATCCTTACCAAGTGCTTTAACATCTATTATTAACTGGCAGAGTATTATAATAGAATTTGCAAATGGGGAATCAATTGATTTAGGAAGAGGCTGTGTACAGCCTGGTACTCCTACATACAATTCAGGACCCACTCCATCAGGCAGAACCGCATCAACCAATACTTTGGTTTCACCAGCTCAACAAATTATTACGATATTCTAATAATTATCTATTCAAAAATATAATCACCCTACAATTGTCTATTGTAGGGTGATTTGTTAAGATTTTAAAAGAATAATCCAGCTTAAAAAAATTATTTGATAAATGAAGTACGCAATTCCTGTATCATTTGGCTGAACGAGATAGAAGAGTTTAAAGATAAACTGATTTTGTTTACAAAAAGCTAAAATGGTGTCAACGAACAACAGTTGGCACCATTTTTAATTGATAACAATCGTCACTATTCTATAGTAATTCTGTCTACCAATTTTTTCAATAGAGGAACTACTATGAAACCTGTAGGAATGGACAACCACAATTCTACCAGAAAATAATCAAAAAACCAAATTTTAAAGAAGCCTTGTTGCCAGCTCATTCTTGTCAGTAAAAGCCCAAAGGTCATAATTGCCGACATTGCAATGGATACAAGAATTGTAAATACAATAATAGATTGAAATTTAGATAGTTTCATTTTTTTATTTATTAAATTATATCAGTTCTTACAAATACACCAAGTTTTTATTATCACTATAGTCCGGACCATAAAATCAAAATTACGATAAACCCATCCTTAAATAAATATTGCTGATTCCGTGAAAATCTGATTTCATATTATAATTAAAAAGCCCTTGAACTCTTGTATAAATCCCCCAATTTTCTGACAATCTCGACTTGTATCCAAAAGAAGCAAATGTTTCAAAATTATTGGTTTGAGTGGGGTCTCTTGGTACAATAGCGGCTAAAGAGATTCCTTTCCAAACCTGAGCAGTGAGCATTGCCTGACAATATAAATCTGCAGACTGATCCCTTTCTTTGTAGTTTCCGCTAAAAAACATTACATTGAAGAGGCCAAATCTGGATGTTTGTGAAAATTGTCTGCTAATCATCTGAAAATAAGCTCTCTTATTACCGTCAAATGCTTCAATAGGAACCGGAGCTCTTTCAATATGAACAGATTCTATGTTTAAAGTATCTTGAACTTGAGAAATAGTTGTCAATAGTTTAGGTTTCATTTTCTGTAATTAATTTGATGCAAAATTACTTGGCTCAAACTTTTAAAGAAAGGACAGAAAAGGAAACTACTCGGACAAATCAATCAATTTTCGATAATCCGTTGGAGTTGATCCGGTGTGTTTCTTGAAAAAACGTCCAAAATATGAAATGTCTTCAAAACCAATTTCCGCAGCAATTTCGTTAATTGACATATGGCTTTTCTGCATTAAAACTTTGGCTTCTAAAACCAGCATTTCATTAATCAATGCTGATGCAGGTTTTGCCAGTGTGGATTTCACTGATTTGTTAAGGTGGTTTGTTGTTACATTTAATTTTTCTGCGTAAAATCTAACAGAATTATGCTTGGTAACATAATAATTAAGTAATTTTTTAAATTCTGAAGTGATCATTTCGCTGGCCGTAAAATTTACCCTTGTCCGAAAGTCATTAGACTGTTTCATTTCTAAAAGAAATGTTGTTAAATAAGACTTTAAAATGCTTTCATCCGCATCACTCCTATTTAATTCTTGCATTCGTCTAAGCAGAACCAGCAAGTGTTTTATTTCTGTATCTTCAAATCTGATGTAAGGCTTTATCAACCAATCTAAAAAGTCAATAGCCGTTTGAGATAAATATTTAACAGAAAAATGCAGATAAAAGCCTTCTATATCACCAGACATAAACATGAGGCTTGTTATTTGTCCTGCCGGGATAGCAATCAATCCTTTTTGTTCAACGGTATAATGATCAAAACCTGAGCCTGCTATTAGATAACCTTTTGTTACTAAAATAATAGAATGAGTACTTTGACGGTGCGGTGGTAATGGCATTTTTATTTCATAAGTATCATCTGAAAGCCCATGAATATAAAAGTCATTGAAATTCTTCTTATTATATTCTTTCGGGTCATAATAAGACATTATCTTCTTAAATCCATCATCCTGTAAGTTTAGTATGTTTTTTAATTTTTTCAAATCTATTGTTTTACAAAATATTTTACGAATGATTAGAATATCTTTTCAAATATGTGCTGTCTTTATTATGATTATAACTGACCCAATGTCCTCATGTTCATTTTATAAGGATAATTGTTTTTCAGATGATGACACCTTAATAAGGAAAAATAATTATTCCCAGTAATTTTTTCCGGTTTTACCATTTTTCTTTTCTGTTGATCTTATTCTTCCTTTATTTGTGACAGATCAAGGCCCAGTTTTGTAAATTCTTCCTGTCCTTTTTCTGTAATGTAATAGTGACGGTCTGCAGGATTTCCTTTGGCAATCCAGCCTTTCTCAACGAACTGTTCTAAAAGAAGCTGCCCTAATTTTCCGCCGATATGCTCATAACAGGTCTTAGCAGGTTTTCTTCCGGTTGATTTGTTCATGTTTATTTTGGGTTATAGTTTTTACAGGATGAATCAGTTCAGATGAAGATAATCCTTAATGGTTTTAAGAACACCAAAGTTGTCATTGGTACATGCTTCAAAATTAGCCACCTCTTTTACGTTCGGATGGGCATTCTGCATGGCGTAAGAATATCTGGCATTCTTCAGCATTTCTATATCGTTCATATAATCCCCGAAAGCCATTGTATTTTCAGGAGAAATGCCCAGCGATTTCTGAAGGATTTTCAGCGCGTTTCCTTTATTGATATCCTTATTCATGACATCCAGCCAATGTGCTCCGGAAACCACTACTTCCAGACCGAATTCTTCAAATTTTTTAAGAGCCGGGTACAGGTGTTTTTCAGAACCTTCCGGATGATAAACTGCTATTTTAAAGGCGGTATCATCAATTTTTTCCGTCAGGTCATCCTTCTTCATGTTTTCGGTGTAATATTTTGAGAAGAAATCTACAAACTGCTGATCTTCGGTTTCGTAATATGCCATCTTTTTAGCTGACAATACGGCTTTGGCACCGGGTATTTCACGGACCGCTTTAATAATGTCAACAATATATTTGTATTCAAGGGTATCGGCGAAAAGCTCCTGGTCTTTATAGATAACATAGCCTCCGTTTTCAGCAATAAAACCGATCTCACTTTCTATTTCTCCGAAATAATGCGTAATGCCCGGCATCTGTCTTCCACTTGCGGGTACAAACAGAATATTTCTTTTTTTCAGTTCTTTATAAACTTCTGAAAATTCAGGGCTCATTTCATGGCTGGAGTTGAGAAACGTCCCGTCCATGTCCGTAACAATTAATTTAATCTGTTCCATATTCTTTTTCAAAGATATTGATTTATTATTTTTTCTTGTAATGAATGGTAGGAAGGTTTCTTAATATTGCCGCACTTTGCTCTGGAGTCATATCGCGCTGAGGCTCAGCCAGCATTTCATAACCTACCATAAATTTTTTCACTTCCGCACTTCTGAGCAACGGCGGATAAAAGTGCATATGAAAATGCCATTCCGGATGCTCTTTTCCATCTGTAGGAGATTGATGAATTCCCGCAGAATAAGGAAATGAGGTTTCAAAAAGATTGTCATATATTGTGGTCAGATCCTTGAGCACAGCTGCAAAAGATTCTTTTTCTTCTTCGGAAAATGCTGCAATATTTTCTCTTTTCTGTTTACTGATAACCATTGTTTCATAAGGCCACGACGCCCAAAACGGCACCAATACTGCAAAGTGTTTATTTTCTGTGACGATGCGCTCACCAGCCGTGATTTCCTGCTCAAGATAATCTTCCAATAATGTTCTTTTATTTTTTTCAAAATATGATTTCAGCTGATCCTGGGTTTTCTGAACCATTGCCGGAATGGACGACTGTGCCCATATCTGGCCGTGAGGATGAGGGTTGCTGCAGCCCATGACGCTTCCTTTATTTTCAAAAATCTGAACATAATTGATATGGTCCAGAGCGGCCAGCTGATTGAACTGCTCCTGCCATACATCCACCACATTTCTGATGTGTTCCACAGGCATTTCCGGCAAGGTAAGGCTGTGATTTTCAGAAAAACAAACGACCCTGTTGATCCCGCGTTCCGGAAGAAGGGTAAAAAAACCGGACTTTTTTTCAGAAAACTCAACTTCTTCATTCAGTAATGCCCCAAAGTCATTATTAAAGACATAGGCTCCCTGGTACTCAGGATTGCGGTCTCCGTTCGCACGAATATTTCCTGAACAGAGATAGCATTCCGGGTCGTATACAGGACGGTTATCCTCTCTTGTTTCCTCTCTTTGTCCTTGCCATGGACGGTTTGCCCGCTGTGGAGAAACCAGTATCCATTCATCCAAAAGAGGATTGTATCTTCTGTGGGGATGTTTTTTAGGGTCAAATAATGTATTCATTGGTGTATTCTTTTATCCCGTCTGAAATTTTAACCTGGTAAACTTTCATCTGAATATTAAAATGTTCAAGATATTTTTCACTGATAGCACGAATTACTTCTTCCACTTTATCTTCCTGAATCAGGTTGATGCTGCAGCCTCCGAAACCGCCCCCCATCATTCTTGCTCCCAGCACACCTTCCTGCTGTAATGTATGTTCCACTAAAAAATCAAGCTCCTTACAACTGACTTCGTATTCCGCTGAAAGGCCGTCATGGGTTTCTGTGAGAAGCTTTCCCAGATATTCAATATTTCCTTCTGAAATAGCTTTTGCTGCCATTTCTACCCTCTTAATTTCTTTCAGTAAGTAGAGACATCTTTTGTGTGAAACACTTCCCATTTCTTCTTTTACACTGTCAAGCATAGTCGTGGTAAAATCCCTGAATTTCTCTACTCCAGGGAATTTCTTCCATAAGATTTCTTTACCATTTTCTACATCTTTGCGCCTCTCATTATAACCGGATGTCAAATGGGTATGCTTCACACAGCTGTCAAAAAGCAACAGGCTGTATCCTTTAAGGTCTGCATCAAAATAATGATGTTCCAGGGAGTTACAGTCGAGCATAATTACCTTATCTTTCTTTCCGAAAACGGAAGCAAACTGATCCATAATTCCGCACTGAACTCCTGCAAAAGTATGCTCTGATTTTTGCCCGATCACTGCGATTTCTTTTTTGGTAAGATGAAGATCAAAAAGTTCATTGAGGATATAAGCAAAACCACATTCAAGAGCCGCTGAGGAAGAAAGCCCGGAACCCATCGGAATGGTGCTGCTGAAAACAATTTCCATACCGCAAAACTGATTTCCCTGTTGCTGCAGCTGACTGAAAACGCCCAGAATATAGTTCATCCACATCTGCTGAACCGGCTTTACCTTCTTTGTAACATCAAATGTATATTCTTCTCCCAGATCTTTGGCTATGATTCTGCAGAAATTGGTTTGTGGTAACCTGCGGACAGCAAAACAGATATATTTGTCAATGGCAGCGGGAAGCACAAATCCATCATTGTAATCCACATGCTCACCGATAATATTTATTCTGCCGGGAGAAAGGAAAATATGTTCAGGCTCTGATTTGAACCCGTTTTTAAACTTTTCTACGGTGGGGTTGATTAACTGTTCATGCATATCCATCTTATCTGATCAAACAGATCTTAGGCGATCTGAAGAATAAATCTACTGAATTTATAACAGAGATTATGTTTTTTCTGTCCAATCTTATTTCATTTTTTGTGAATCTTTGATGAACTGATCTAATCCGGAATCTGTAAGCGGATGTTTGAGTAAAGATAGTATCGGAGCCAGTGGACAGGTCACTACATCAGCACCGGTCTTTGCACAATTAACAATATGCATGCTGTGTCGGACTGAAGCAGCCAATATCTGAGTAGCAAAAGCATAATTGTCATAAATCGCTCTGATTTCTGAGATCAGACCAAGCCCGTCTGTAGAGACGTCATCCAGCCTTCCCAGAAAGGGTGAAACATAAGTCGCTCCAGCCTTGGCCGCCAGCAACGCCTGCCCGGAAGAGAATACAAGTGTACAGTTGGTCTTTATCCCCTTTTCGGAAAAATAACGGATGGCTTTGATCCCATCTTGGGTCATTGGAACTTTTACAACAATTCTTGGATGTAATGCAGCAAGCTCTTCCCCTTCTTTAACCATTTCCTCAAAAGTAATTCCCAGTACTTCTGCGCTTATATCTCCATCAGCAATTTTGCAGATATCCAGGTAATGATTATGGATATTCTGTTTTCCCGAAATCCCCTCTTTCGCCATCAGAGATGGATTGGTGGTTACTCCGTCCAGAACTCCAAGGGCACTGGCTTCTTCTATCATCGCCAGATTGGCAGTATCAATAAAAAATTTCATAGATATAACTGTTATTTATAAGTGTTAAATTTACACTTATATTTTAATAAATCATAATCCTGATATAATTTTTCAGAGGGATATCAAAATTACTCCATGAAGTAATTAAATTCTTTACGATACTGAGAAGGACTTTTTTTGATGTATTCTTTAAAAGTCCTGTTAAAATAGCTGAAGTTATTGAACCCCGATTCAAAGCAGACTTCCGTGATGCTTAAAGGCTGTTCTGCAAGAAGTTTGAGAGCGTGGGTAATTCTGTACTCATTAACAAACTGTGTAA
It encodes the following:
- a CDS encoding AraC family transcriptional regulator; this translates as MYSPYEINYEKVNECPLDGQVQHYFEIVYIISGNGQQKINGHRVPYTSGDLLLLTPNDVCSFEVEEITEFLRVAFHRNYIENNALAMENSLKLEHLLQTATTTKGCVLYNRSDKYLVKSLVDGIVRECINKSLYSKSLIEQLMNSLILLVARNIALEMPEELCETSEDKILNILQYIHTNIYDPKKIKIEKIGEAFGLSTTYVSRYFKKHTKQTLQNYIAYYRLNLIENKLLYTNLRIGEIAFELGFTDESHINRFFKKYKDVTPSQFKKDYIY
- the mtgA gene encoding monofunctional biosynthetic peptidoglycan transglycosylase: MWKKIKQFIFIVLVLNVVFIIWGRFFNPPITITQIGGLFEYGKLHRDYISYDEMGNNVKKAVIASEDQKFFDHNGFDYTAIEKAMKYNEKGKKIRGGSTISQQTAKNVFLWQGRSWIRKGLEAVYTFIIEKVWSKDIILERYLNSIEMGQGVFGVEAAAQYYFGKSSKDLSASDAAWIAAVLPNPKKYDPKNPSPYLRKKHNWIMRQMRNVSLK
- a CDS encoding NAD(P)H oxidoreductase; its protein translation is MKKMHIIWAHPRKDSLTAKIVEAVKKEARNKNFNVTEWEAYSSGFNPVLQTDDEPDWYNTNKQYNAESEALAKELSDKDYLIFIFPIWWYSLPAILKGYIDRVWNYGVFYGNRNIHRLPVKAIRWIGLVGSKEASIQKRDYDKYMDYYFNVGLAEYCGIEDSKVKLIYDTIGRHQINKEDHYNDLIKQAVSFISSLQ
- a CDS encoding UDP-glucose--hexose-1-phosphate uridylyltransferase, encoding MNTLFDPKKHPHRRYNPLLDEWILVSPQRANRPWQGQREETREDNRPVYDPECYLCSGNIRANGDRNPEYQGAYVFNNDFGALLNEEVEFSEKKSGFFTLLPERGINRVVCFSENHSLTLPEMPVEHIRNVVDVWQEQFNQLAALDHINYVQIFENKGSVMGCSNPHPHGQIWAQSSIPAMVQKTQDQLKSYFEKNKRTLLEDYLEQEITAGERIVTENKHFAVLVPFWASWPYETMVISKQKRENIAAFSEEEKESFAAVLKDLTTIYDNLFETSFPYSAGIHQSPTDGKEHPEWHFHMHFYPPLLRSAEVKKFMVGYEMLAEPQRDMTPEQSAAILRNLPTIHYKKK
- a CDS encoding SDR family NAD(P)-dependent oxidoreductase, translated to MSKTIFITGASRGFGRLWAEAFLKRGDKVIATARNKETLYDLVEKYGENIFPLQLDVNSRNACFDAVEKAYTQFGKIDVLINNAGYGLFGAIEETSEKEARDQMETNFFGTLWMTQAVLPIMRAQQSGHIIQVSSFLGLVTLPILGLYNASKFAVEGFSETLASEVKHLGINISLVEPNGYATDWSGASAFQTEPMEIYNPVKEAFLKSATPDIYGNPEATVTAIEKLVDSPNPPLRLLLGKIAYPAVKNTYEQRLAGFEEWKDISEKAHG
- a CDS encoding Cof-type HAD-IIB family hydrolase; this encodes MEQIKLIVTDMDGTFLNSSHEMSPEFSEVYKELKKRNILFVPASGRQMPGITHYFGEIESEIGFIAENGGYVIYKDQELFADTLEYKYIVDIIKAVREIPGAKAVLSAKKMAYYETEDQQFVDFFSKYYTENMKKDDLTEKIDDTAFKIAVYHPEGSEKHLYPALKKFEEFGLEVVVSGAHWLDVMNKDINKGNALKILQKSLGISPENTMAFGDYMNDIEMLKNARYSYAMQNAHPNVKEVANFEACTNDNFGVLKTIKDYLHLN
- a CDS encoding ABC transporter substrate-binding protein, whose amino-acid sequence is MKQKILLLFTVFSLIACKREQKISSSDWTNISNRTQYKEQDGNLELKSGNFSYNFKKNQTPFKKIILLNASMAGYISELGAEDLIIGVSSPEYIYSEKIQNLVKEGKIQNVGSEQKYDVEKIISMKPDAVFTNYIASFDNAYQLLKNNGIQVVFLDEYMEQQPLQKTAYIKLFGEFFGKEKEAEAKYLEVEKNYNELKQLALKAKESPVVLANEMYGDVWYLPGGNTSVAHYIADANANYIMKDNREEKAMTMSFEEVYAKAGGVQYWVNAGSHTSKKEMLGMNPFYGKLDVFNKGKIYTIAGKEKMKANDFFESGVVRADLILKDYIKIFHPELLPDYQLTYMKELQ
- a CDS encoding ArsR family transcriptional regulator, with amino-acid sequence MNKSTGRKPAKTCYEHIGGKLGQLLLEQFVEKGWIAKGNPADRHYYITEKGQEEFTKLGLDLSQIKEE
- a CDS encoding DUF2798 domain-containing protein: MKLSKFQSIIVFTILVSIAMSAIMTFGLLLTRMSWQQGFFKIWFFDYFLVELWLSIPTGFIVVPLLKKLVDRITIE
- a CDS encoding helix-turn-helix domain-containing protein is translated as MKKLKNILNLQDDGFKKIMSYYDPKEYNKKNFNDFYIHGLSDDTYEIKMPLPPHRQSTHSIILVTKGYLIAGSGFDHYTVEQKGLIAIPAGQITSLMFMSGDIEGFYLHFSVKYLSQTAIDFLDWLIKPYIRFEDTEIKHLLVLLRRMQELNRSDADESILKSYLTTFLLEMKQSNDFRTRVNFTASEMITSEFKKLLNYYVTKHNSVRFYAEKLNVTTNHLNKSVKSTLAKPASALINEMLVLEAKVLMQKSHMSINEIAAEIGFEDISYFGRFFKKHTGSTPTDYRKLIDLSE
- a CDS encoding TetR/AcrR family transcriptional regulator — protein: MMNKGERTRQMIIEKSAPLFNTKGIAATAMSDIMDVTKLSKGSLYVHFDNKDVLVEAAVDYNMNQLQKKIGASINKFQDPKDKLFAYIDAFKNPLDPPVAGGCPMLNFGMEADDQNEIILKKVANLVNKSQQLISEIITEGIEKGVFKADWDHEEFATIMFAMLEGGIFISNTTKKIDKMSIINKNLKKMIEAQLP